One region of Tachysurus fulvidraco isolate hzauxx_2018 chromosome 9, HZAU_PFXX_2.0, whole genome shotgun sequence genomic DNA includes:
- the b3galt8 gene encoding beta-1,3-galactosyltransferase 2, giving the protein MASVRRTWAEMSLRSRLLKCFVLAVVIALLLHVYNKHSGSLPHKRYQLLPADFYKQISPLTYTYLINQPDLCHNRKPLLVLMIPVTSLDFESRTAIRKTWGQENLLPNVDIARVFFVGESSQHDPKLQDNLQGESLAYRDIIQMNFMDTYQNLTIKTMMIMNWVAVYCRSARYVMKIDADIFLNVPYLVEYLQNKPTYNYITGSVINDGRPRRNPNSKWYLSNDVYPESLFPPYLSGAGYVFSVNLAKKISMASRFVRPVPMEDVYVGTCLHFLQVQPEFAWTLLPYRNLFEIRHLNYDRCTFAKRIIVTGFSPTDIINMWADFQGSGYSC; this is encoded by the coding sequence ATGGCTTCTGTACGAAGAACCTGGGCAGAAATGTCTCTGAGGTCCAGGCTGCTGAAATGCTTCGTCCTGGCAGTTGTGATTGCACTTTTACTgcatgtttataataaacacagtggtTCTTTACCACATAAACGGTATCAGCTTCTACCAGCGGATTTCTACAAGCAGATCTCACCTTTAACTTATACATATCTCATTAACCAGCCTGACTTATGCCACAACAGGAAGCCTCTTCTGGTTCTCATGATCCCTGTGACGAGTCTGGACTTTGAATCCAGAACAGCCATCAGAAAAACATGGGGTCAAGAGAACCTTCTCCCAAATGTGGACATTGCCAGGGTGTTCTTTGTCGGAGAATCTAGTCAACATGATCCAAAACTTCAAGACAACCTCCAGGGAGAAAGTTTGGCATACAGAGACATCATACAAATGAACTTCATGGACACTTATCAAAATCTCACTATCAAAACAATGATGATCATGAACTGGGTGGCGGTCTATTGTCGTTCCGCCCGGTATGTCATGAAGATCGATGCAGACATCTTTCTCAACGTGCCTTATCTTGTAGAGTACCTCCAAAACAAGCCTACGTATAACTACATCACGGGGTCAGTCATCAACGATGGCCGGCCTCGCAGGAACCCGAACAGCAAGTGGTACCTTTCAAATGATGTGTACCCAGAGAGCTTGTTTCCGCCTTACTTGTCCGGTGCTGGATATGTCTTTTCCGTTAACCTGGCCAAGAAGATCTCGATGGCCTCCAGGTTTGTGCGTCCAGTCCCAATGGAGGACGTTTATGTAGGGACGTGTCTTCATTTCTTACAAGTTCAACCCGAGTTTGCATGGACACTGTTGCCTTACAGGAACCTATTCGAGATTCGTCATTTGAACTACGACCGATGCACCTTTGCAAAGCGCATCATAGTTACTGGTTTTAGTCCCACGGATATCATAAACATGTGGGCTGATTTCCAGGGTAGTGGGTATTCATGCTGA